In Belonocnema kinseyi isolate 2016_QV_RU_SX_M_011 chromosome 4, B_treatae_v1, whole genome shotgun sequence, a single window of DNA contains:
- the LOC117172115 gene encoding serine/arginine repetitive matrix protein 2 isoform X4 — protein sequence MSSDGERIPKPSKRRRLLLSDSESSDESIINTHSRRRVSRVVSDAESSDEDSDIPRPVSKRKNHRLLSENESSYGSSESDASGSNFIESDSSSDWQSDWESVDEDEECGATTACHKSAEKGKKSRKHSEQIQSASTSAVGFESDASDGQSEKCPICLLSFRNQEIATPSSCEHSFCLECIEEWSKNVNNCPVDRKNFTVIHVRSKLGGKIIRHVPVETKQTLEEIIQEDPTYCEICHECDREDRMLLCDGCDLGYHLECLNPPMVEVPMDEWFCPDCAQNSQNDAEAVDIDLDELPDLMEEARSLGLSYGRSRSGLPQNTASPRIIPRTRQTERVRANIRAGRDLNRSRVTRERETRETRRFDPDQPSTSSGIESIGENSRSRSPDVNAPSTSSGRTTTTRRVTTKRKSGRATTKRKSKKRTAKPRKSTILREVRITEINNDGEEEEIVTYVKVAATSTRRKKKYRRRKKRKSKRARTVSSVANASKTAKRRLAAALKINKPTRGVPLLVPTMKNVHPIPERSQLTNARYSAGISQVSLFGRNLGLDYSPPGSDDEFDSTVGHGPAIVARSRGPISTARRRMALKGIANPTPRIEQTSSANLLDSIISSQELWHSKKSSEVTLRANGTLVMANNDAENNHNINNNESPIKKKPDSDTRNQLPSNDHPLDLTNVNPNDITQAPMYNSSRGGGNRGNFRGGYRDNNRQSHGGQGYSGRDSYSGGGGGRRSFGGSGSRDRDFGQPANYSTNFEHRAPGVFGTPPLRNRNPQQFRNERNRYSLPERPHFREGIDRPPFPFPENFQRGPPPGIPPLIPPGPMGMPFMGPDIQPVNLEEFSGGMSGPQSLGNFESQGTYESQSSEPSMSKPDEECDIYGDMEGPNKHSEGESQNESMNNSSTLLPPPEPPSGLLDFDENSRSEKDNDSDQELVIDDAPKDDSARAGKNDDKYDPFNAEESDSNDSSPRKGNADKEPSPIDLPPLEPPPSLENFSGLNILNNDDDFQEPIKSTIRLTAYDDDDDEDSQADCPNFSIYSSETMDVARNSEQELSSQIGPLEPPPLPPDIPDMPEDDDVIVGDVQTCDLSDIPEPSTPYVEALQKERQAINNFPSKKISANDSRGKITFKINKFKLNSKFGSLYDEMDKEIENSIEQEKELEESREMVEQENIEAEKKNDSNDVSDIEDIPEPKKSKKRKRKKDKKKARRNSEDSDVDLGESTKDVEREGEQPELPMDELPTQKLQREDSQLEDFDNSQLPIKVLDISELQTQKLDSAIDPNEFDIAELATQKLDSLDSNAQNLDISDLPTQRLDIELDSSEPLTEKIDESELPIQKLDDLGLPTQKIDESELPEKKMDESELPIQKLDDSELPTQKIDESELDTQQMDSSELPTQKLDASVSQKNESDISELQTQRLYSPGAGVPTLYSPDVAIPTLYSPEPDKTEDDGVKTPDVVREWGSKKNEEEEATISVENEVATPGDEPEEGIGEKENLDPTTRADRSPETVISIADTTQSSQNDDCEIVEARADEDVDSNSYTGKDKRLKIQTGEDHSEIFTQERVDGEEDFPLEKEGHTSQREVPSQETWDSDGGYTPCKDELPLKERRKRTVSPFDESGLEPITPPKDKNDDLDRCRTPAAYAGLGTEAISETDEAMNFEDELTLLSLRKEKEMEEGEILEDGRLVRRAKSKDKDDESKKKKKKDKKDKTKESEKNKENISSENLVSWKKVSKSNKDRNYREKDRRSRSREKEKDKDKKKKKEALKKKEKRKELPRYDVRKIVAEKPRPRKDEYGRDIREMSRSLTRSKSRSRSVSKPRRSVSKARRSRSYSRVRSRTRSRSKRRSWSRDILRDRVSRGRTYSRGRSLSPRRRKSPRRRSLSKKRRSRSLSRRRRSISARRRKRSHSRKRRSRSRTRSRDRRKEKKKHKSRSRSRNRKRSRSKSAKRAASRSREKKHVKRKQVSRSRSMERSLSQERGERERNRNWEMAEKVISREQHFRERDDRESWSAQWTPSLSASRSKTPERNELPPRGWSPVHVIDNVTVPPKNLTVILTNKEAIKKKKKEKKKERRKSKEEEKRKKTKRNRTPPPSKEVFASGDNILVSVCFNKENESNQMQLPELPETIPLMPPTKRRRREPLQLEPPKKTKKDKAKEKRAKSPKAKKDKKKKSKAAEIAATKKPVAVIDLDQSPFREQTPSPRDVIVLSDDDEKLAQNLIAIEPRQSSQTTPPRDQFVSQGPKTPPEPQVKFSINNKTNLRPSMMNPLLEEEEEEEIDERVEEELEMRAQEELELRLKIGPNTPPEPPSSPPTSPDAYDPFDPTKSRSPTPVQSQEATPLSDERNQRSSPRKHDTADTPLTSNDNQQQEQQSSEKLTDKPKIISMVTLKRPSPKRDISPENDSLGDVAIVSESPTKSQQNQQNAQSTATPFPTINPVLATVAAAVQRNMFNANAPATAQRNLLQTNRISPPSYQIKQRPLERPQLPNLFANSIKTMPLRTSKPAAKSNALSQNGNETEMMNDVIDMSSPYSPGSTLSDGLFEPPSPYNSPPPVFSKSKGNKDSKKDAFDTLFGSSPATNRISTKVKVKKDKRKKPTNPKVGVRMDENQLQILDDLPSSAVEMQVKDKFLKKLNRQERVVEEVKLVLKPHYTKKHVTKEEYKDIMRKAVPKICHNRSGEINPKKIGALIEAYVKKCRSNKKKTTTSSKVMKPMKNLWS from the exons ATGTCAAGTGATGGTGAACGGATACCAAAGCCATCTAAGCGGCGAAGATTATTGTTATCTGATAGCGAAAGCAGCGATGAATCCATCATTAACACACACTCCAGGAGAAGAGTTTCC cgaGTTGTCAGCGATGCGGAAAGTAGTGATGAGGACAGCGATATTCCAAGGCCAGTAAGCAAACGTAAAAATCAT AGATTGCTCAGCGAAAATGAATCAAGTTACGGAAGCAGTGAATCTGACGCTAGTGGCTCAAATTTCA tCGAAAGCGACTCCAGCTCAGATTGGCAGTCAGACTGGGAAAGTGTGGATGAAGATGAAGAATGTGGTGCGACTACCGCTTGTCATAAGTCAGCCGAAAAGGGCAAAAAGTCAAGGAAACATAGTGAACAAATCCAATCAGCTTCAACATCAGCAGTTGGATTCGAGTCTGATGCCAGCGATGGGCAATCTGAGAAATGTCCAATTTGCTTACTCTCGTTTAGGAACCAGGAAATTGCTACTCCGTCGTCCTGTGAACATTCCTTCTGTCTTGAATGCATAGAGGAATGGAGCAAAAATGTCAACAACTGTCCAGTAGATCGCAAAAACTTTACTGTGATTCATGTCAGATCGAAATTAGGTGGCAAG aTTATTAGACACGTACCTGTCGAGACCAAGCAGACGCTAGAAGAAATTATTCAAGAAGATCCAACCTATTGCGAGATCTGTCATGAATGTGATAGAGAAGATAGGATGCTTTTGTGCGATGGTTGTGACTTAGGATACCATCTTGAATGTCTGAACCCTCCGATGGTAGAAGTTCCTATGGATGAGTGGTTCTGTCCAGATTGCGCACAAAATAGCCAGAATGATGCTGAAGCT GTTGACATCGATCTCGATGAACTTCCGGATCTCATGGAGGAAGCCCGGAGCCTCGGTCTCTCATATGGTCGCTCACGGTCCGGCCTACCTCAGAACACGGCCAGTCCGCGCATCATTCCGCGTACACGTCAAACTGAACGTGTCCGGGCCAACATTCGCGCCGGTCGTGATTTGAATCGTTCTCGCGTGACCCGCGAACGCGAAACTCGTGAAACTCGACGCTTCGATCCGGATCAGCCGTCGACGTCGTCCGGGATAGAGTCGATTGGTGAGAACAGTCGCAGCCGTTCTCCGGATGTCAACGCGCCCTCCACCTCGAGCGGGAGAACCACAACGACTCGTCGCGTTACCACTAAACGAAAATCGGGTCGCGCTACCACTAAACGGAAATCGAAAAAACGAACTGCAAAGCCCCGGAAAAGTACTATACTCCGCGAAGTGCGCATTACTGAGATCAACAACGACGGTGAAGAGGAAGAGATCGTCACATACGTCAAAGTTGCTGCGACCTCGACCCGCAGGAAGAAGAAGTATAGGAGGCGCAAG aagCGAAAAAGTAAGCGGGCACGTACAGTTTCGTCGGTAGCGAATGCAAGTAAAACGGCAAAGCGGAGATTAGCCGCcgctttgaaaattaataaaccgaCTCGGGGAGTTCCATTACTCGTACCAACAATGAAGAATGTACACCCGATTCCTGAGCGCAGCCAGCTTACCAATGCCAGATACAGTGCCGGAATTTCACAAGTCAGCTTATTTGGACGCAACCTCGGCTTAGACTACAGTCCACCTGG GTCGGACGATGAATTCGATAGCACAGTTGGCCATGGTCCAGCAATTGTCGCACGTTCAAGGGGGCCAATTTCTACAGCCAGACGTCGAATGGCACTCAAAGGAATTGCTAATCCTACACCCAGGATCGAACAAACGAGCAGCGCTAATCTGCTTGATAGTATTATAAGCAGCCAGGAATTGTGGCATTCCAAGAAGAGCAGCGAGGTGACTCTTAGAGCCAATGGTACTTTGGTGATGGCTAATAACGATGCTGAAAATAACCACAATATAAACAATAACGAAAGTCCAATTAAGAAAAAGCCGGATTCGGATACTCGAAACCAACTTCCGAGTAACGATCATCCCCTAGACCTTACGAATGTCAACCCAAACGACATAACCCAAGCACCAATGTATAACAGTTCACGAGGTGGAGGTAACAGAGGAAATTTTCGAGGCGGTTACAGGGACAATAATCGCCAAAGTCATGGAGGTCAAGGTTACAGTGGTAGAGATTCTTATTCAGGTGGAGGTGGTGGCAGACGTAGCTTTGGTGGATCTGGTTCAAGGGACAGAGATTTCGGTCAACCTGCTAATTACTCCACGAATTTTGAGCACCGTGCTCCAGGTGTTTTTGGCACTCCCCCTTTAAGAAATCGTAATCCTCAACAATTTCGCAACGAGAGAAATCGATATTCCCTGCCTGAACGACCGCACTTTCGTGAAGGAATCGATAGGCCACCCTTTCCATTTCCGGAAAATTTTCAGAGAGGACCTCCACCCGGGATACCGCCCTTGATACCGCCTGGTCCCATGGGAATGCCGTTCATGGGCCCGGATATTCAACCTGTCAATCTAGAGGAATTTTCAGGAGGCATGTCTGGTCCACAATCACTGGGCAATTTCGAATCCCAAGGAACTTATGAGTCACAATCGAGTGAGCCTTCTATGAGTAAACCAGATGAGGAATGCGATATTTATGGTGACATGGAGGGTCCGAACAAGCATTCAGAGGGCGAGAGTCAGAATGAAAGTATGAATAATTCTAGCACTCTTCTTCCTCCTCCCGAACCTCCGTCGGGTTTGCTGGATTTTGATGAGAATTCTAGGAGTGAAAAGGACAACGACAGTGATCAGGAATTGGTTATCGACGATGCTCCAAAGGATGATTCAGCTAGGGCAGGAAAGAATGACGACAAATATGATCCCTTCAATGCAGAGGAGAGTGACAGTAACGATAGTTCTCCACGCAAAGGGAATGCTGATAAAGAACCATCTCCAATAGATCTGCCGCCGCTAGAGCCACCACCATCGCTTGAGAATTTCTCTGGATTAAATATTCTGAATAACGATGACGATTTCCAGGAACCTATCAAGTCAACAATTCGATTAACTGCCTACGATGACGACGATGATGAAGATTCGCAGGCAGATTGTCCAAACTTCTCTATTTATTCTTCAGAGACCATGGACGTCGCTCGTAATTCTGAGCAAGAGTTGTCTTCGCAGATTGGACCTCTCGAACCTCCTCCTCTACCTCCGGATATCCCTGACATGCCTGAAGACGATGACGTTATTGTTGGTGATGTGCAGACTTGTGACTTGTCAGATATTCCTGAACCTTCGACTCCGTACGTTGAGGCTCTTCAGAAAGAAAGACAAGCTATAAACAATTTTCCCTCGAAGAAGATATCCGCGAATGATTCCAGGGGAAAGATTACATTTAAGATTAATAAGTTTAAATTGAATAGCAAGTTTGGTAGCTTATATGATGAGATGGATAAGGAGATTGAGAATTCTATCGAACAAGAGAAGGAACTTGAAGAAAGTAGGGAGATGGTGGAACAGGAGAATATTGAAGCAGAGAAGAAAAATGATTCTAATGATGTCTCGGATATAGAAGATATTCCTGAACCCAAGAAGagtaagaaaagaaaaagaaagaaagacaAAAAGAAGGCTAGGAGGAATTCAGAAGACAGTGATGTTGATTTAGGGGAAAGTACAAAAGACGTTGAGCGTGAGGGAGAACAGCCTGAGCTTCCCATGGATGAACTTCCTACTCAGAAACTTCAGAGAGAAGACTCTCAATTAGAGGACTTTGATAACTCGCAACTCCCGATTAAAGTATTGGATATTTCAGAACTGCAGACACAGAAACTTGATTCTGCAATTGATCCAAACGAATTTGATATTGCAGAACTGGCGACTCAGAAACTCGATAGCTTAGACTCCAATGCTCAGAATCTTGATATATCGGATCTCCCAACTCAGAGGCTTGATATAGAACTTGACTCCTCGGAACCGCTGACGGAAAAAATAGATGAATCAGAACTCCCGATACAAAAATTAGATGATTTAGGGCTCCCGacacaaaaaatagatgaatcagAACTCCCGgaaaaaaaaatggatgaatcAGAACTCCCGATACAAAAATTAGATGATTCAGAGCTCCCGacacaaaaaatagatgaatcagAACTTGATACTCAGCAAATGGATAGTTCGGAACTCCCAACTCAAAAACTTGATGCTTCAGTGTCCCAGAAAAATGAATCCGATATTTCTGAACTTCAGACGCAGAGACTTTATAGTCCAGGGGCTGGAGTGCCAACACTTTATAGTCCTGATGTGGCAATACCAACGCTTTATAGTCCGGAGCCTGATAAGACAGAAGACGATGGGGTGAAAACACCAGATGTGGTACGAGAATGGGGTAGTAAAAAGAATGAAGAAGAAGAGGCTACAATTTCAGTGGAAAATGAAGTTGCAACGCCAGGGGATGAGCCAGAGGAAGGAATTGGAGAAAAGGAGAACTTGGATCCTACTACTCGAGCTGACAGAAGTCCAGAGACTGTCATTTCGATTGCAGACACGACGCAATCTTCTCAGAATGATGACTGTGAGATTGTCGAAGCTAGGGCCGATGAAGATGTTGATTCAAATAGTTATACTGGAAAggataaaagattgaaaatacaaACTGGAGAGGATCATAGTGAGATTTTCACACAAGAAAGAGTCGATGGGGAAGAAGATTTTCCACTGGAAAAAGAAGGCCACACTTCTCAGCGAGAAGTTCCTTCTCAAGAAACTTGGGACTCTGATGGTGGTTACACTCCTTGCAAGGATGAGCTACCCTTGAAGGAAAGAAGAAAGAGGACAGTTTCGCCGTTTGACGAAAGTGGTTTGGAACCAATCACTCCACCAAAGGACAAGAATGATGATTTAGATCGTTGCAGAACTCCAGCAGCTTATGCAGGACTAGGCACCGAAGCTATTTCTGAAACTGATGAGGCGATGAACTTTGAAGATGAGTTGACTTTGTTGtctttaaggaaagaaaaagaaatggaGGAGGGTGAGATACTAGAAGATGGCAGACTCGTTCGCAGGGCCAAGTCCAAGGACAAGGATGATGAGagcaagaagaaaaagaagaaggacAAGAAGGACAAGACTAAAGAATCAGAGAAGAATAAGGAAAATATTTCTTCTGAAAACTTAGTTTCCTGGAAGAAAGTTTCCAAGAGTAATAAGGACAGAAATTATAGAGAAAAGGATAGAAGATCGAGGTCAAGGGAGAAGGAGAAGGATAAAgacaagaagaaaaagaaggaggcgttgaagaaaaaggaaaagaggAAGGAATTGCCAAGATACGACGTCAGAAAAATTGTGGCTGAGAAACCGCGTCCGAGGAAAGATGAATATGGAAGAGATATTCGAGAAATGTCGCGTAGTTTAACGAGAAGCAAATCAAGAAGCAGAAGTGtttcgaaaccgcgtagaagtgtTTCAAAAGCTCGTAGAAGTCGATCGTATTCCAGGGTGAGGTCCAGGACGAGGTCTAGGTCGAAACGCAGATCTTGGTCTAGAGATATTCTAAGAGACAGAGTTTCGAGAGGAAGGACATATTCTAGGGGAAGATCCTTGTCGCCCAGGAGGCGCAAGTCTCCGAGGCGAAGGTCCCTTTCGAAGAAAAGAAGATCAAGGTCTCTGTCACGAAGAAGGAGGTCCATTTCAGCTCGGCGTAGGAAGAGGTCGCACTCCAGGAAGCGAAGGTCCAGAAGCCGGACTAGGTCTCGTGATAGAAGGAAGGAGAAGAAGAAGCACAAATCCAGAAGTCGATCCAGGAACCGAAAGAGGTCGCGCTCCAAGAGTGCGAAAAGGGCAGCCTCGAGATCCCGAGAGAAGAAACACGTCAAGAGGAAACAAGTGAGCAGATCAAGGTCTATGGAAAGGTCACTTTCGCAGGAGAGAGGAGAGAGGGAACGCAACAGGAATTGGGAGATGGCCGAAAAAGTTATCAGTCGAGAACAGCACTTCAGAGAGAGGGATGATCGAGAATCCTGGAGTGCACAGTGGACTCCGTCTCTTTCCGCATCTAGGTCCAAGACTCCAGAACGTAATGAACTTCCGCCACGAGGTTGGTCACCAGTTCACGTTATAGACAACGTGACAGTTCCACCCAAGAACTTGACGGTTATTCTAACAAACAAGGAagcaataaagaaaaagaaaaaggagaagaaaaaagaaCGAAGGAAGTCTAAGGAAGAAGAAAAGCGGAAAAAGACGAAGAGGAATAGAACTCCGCCACCGTCTAAAGAAGTCTTTGCGAGTGGTGACAATATTTTGGTGAGCGTTTGCTTCAACAAGGAAAACGAGTCTAACCAGATGCAGCTTCCCGAACTGCCGGAGACGATACCCTTGATGCCGCCGACAAAACGCAGACGCAGAGAGCCCCTACAACTGGAACCTCCGAAGAAGACGAAGAAGGATAAAGCCAAGGAGAAGAGGGCAAAGTCTCCAAAAGCGAAGAAggataaaaagaagaaatccAAAGCGGCCGAGATTGCTGCTACGAAGAAACCAGTTGCTGTTATCGATTTGGATCAATCGCCATTTAGAGAGCAGACACCCTCACCACGTGATGTCATTGTTTTAAGTGACGATGACGAAAAACTAGCTCAGAATTTGATAGCCATTGAGCCCCGCCAATCTTCCCAAACTACTCCTCCACGAGATCAATTTGTTTCCCAGGGTCCTAAAACTCCTCCTGAGCCGCAGGTCAAGTTTTcgattaataataaaacaaatttgagaCCTTCGATGATGAATCCTCTGTTGGAagaagaagaggaggaggagaTTGACGAAAGGGTTGAAGAAGAATTGGAAATGAGGGCGCAGGAAGAGCTAGAGTTGCGACTGAAGATCGGACCCAATACACCTCCTGAACCACCTTCTTCGCCACCCACTTCTCCTGATGCTTATGATCCATTTGATCCTACCAAGTCCCGATCACCAACTCCTGTTCAGAGTCAAGAAGCTACTCCTCTCAGTGATGAAAGGAATCAACGCTCTTCGCCTAGAAAACACGATACTGCTGATACACCTTTAACTTCCAATGATAATCAACAGCAGGAACAGCAGTCTTCTGAAAAGCTGACGGACAAACCGAAGATTATATCGATGGTGACTCTGAAAAGACCTTCTCCTAAGAGGGACATCTCTCCTGAGAATGATAGTCTGGGTGATGTGGCCATTGTTAGCGAGAGTCCGACTAAAAGTCAACAGAATCAACAAAATGCTCAATCAACCGCAACTCCATTTCCAACTATTAATCCTGTTCTGGCGACAGTCGCTGCTGCTGTACAGAGGAATATGTTTAATGCAAACGCTCCCGCAACTGCTCAGAGAAATCTTTTGCAG acaaatcgCATCTCTCCGCCAAGTTATCAAATAAAACAGCGGCCACTTGAAAGACCACAGTTACCAAACTTGTTTGCCAATTCGATAAAGACGATGCCACTTCGTACATCGAAACCTGCTGCAAAATCCAACGCTTTAAGTCAAAATGGTAACGAAACAGAGATGATGAACGACGTGATAGACATGTCCTCGCCCTACTCACCCGGTTCCACTCTCAGTGACGGACTGTTTGAACCTCCTAGTCCTTACAACAGTCCTCCCCCAGTATTTAGTAAATCTAAGGGCAATAAGGACAGTAAAAAGGACGCATTCGATACTCTCTTTGGATCGTCACCTGCTACCAACAGAATTTCTACGAAGGTCAAAGTCAAGAAGGACAAGAGAAAAAAAC CTACGAATCCCAAAGTTGGCGTTCGTATGGATGAAAATCAGCTTCAAATTTTAGACGATCTCCCAAGTTCTGCTGTGGAAATGCAAGTAAAGGACAAG TTCTTGAAGAAGCTCAATCGGCAGGAAAGAGTTGTGGAAGAAGTCAAATTGGTTCTTAAACCACATTATACTAAAAAGCATGTTACGAAAGAGGAATACAAGGATATTATGCGCAAAGCGGTGCCGAAg ATTTGTCACAATCGTTCTGGTGAGATAAATCCGAAGAAGATAGGAGCACTTATCGAAGCTTATGTGAAGAAGTGTCGCAGTAACAAAAAGAAGACAACAACTTCCTCTAAAGTGATGAAACCTAT GAAGAACTTATGGAGTTGA